A portion of the Perognathus longimembris pacificus isolate PPM17 chromosome 20, ASM2315922v1, whole genome shotgun sequence genome contains these proteins:
- the Znf565 gene encoding zinc finger protein 565 isoform X4, producing the protein MGSLDWEAVGSLNYHVLRGCSSRGGWECKGPLEAQQAGEQCYSKQVEPMNGNVPAFRYPLAITLHQPSETGKKMIKCTECGKAFSRGSHLTQHQKTHTGVKPFECPQCGKTFSRTSHLVQHQRIHTGERPYGCTECGKAFSRSSELNLHRRLHTGVKPYGCKECGKNFRQHSQLVLHQRTHTGEKPYVCKDCGKAFIQGSQLTVHQRIHTGARPYQCKECGKAFRQHSQLSVHQRIHTGEKPYKCKECGKSFFHSSEVTRHQRIHSGEKPYECQECGKAFRQLAQRARHQRVHTGDRPFKCKDCGKAFSRSSYLIQHQRIHTGDKPYKCKECGKAFIRVSQLTHHQQTHNCETPYECRECGMAFIRSSQLTEHQRIHPGIKPYECRECGQAFILGSQLIDHYKIHTA; encoded by the coding sequence ATGGGGTCGCTGGATTGGGAAGCAGTGGGCAGCCTTAACTACCATGTTCTCCGAGGCTGCAGTTCCAGAGGAGGTTGGGAATGCAAAGGCCCATTGGAGGCGCAGCAAGCGGGCGAGCAGTGCTACTCCAAGCAAGTGGAACCCATGAATGGAAATGTGCCTGCTTTCAGGTATCCCCTTGCCATTACCCTACATCAGCCCAGTGAGACCGGCAAGAAAATGATCAAATGCACAGAATGTGGGAAAGCATTTAGCCGGGGCTCACACCTTACTCAGCACCAGAAAACTCACACTGGTGTAAAGCCCTTTGAGTGTCCACAGTGTGGGAAGACCTTCAGTCGGACCTCACACCTTGTTCAGCATCAGAGGATCCACACAGGCGAGAGGCCATATGGCTGTACAGAGTGTGGCAAGGCCTTCAGCCGGAGCTCAGAGCTTAATCTCCACCGGAGACTTCATACTGGTGTCAAACCCTATGGATGCAAAGAATGTGGGAAGAACTTTCGGCAGCACTCCCAACTGGTGctgcatcagagaacacacacaggggagAAGCCTTATGTGTGTAAAGACTGTGGGAAGGCTTTCATCCAGGGCTCCCAGCTGACTGTCCATCAGAGAATCCACACAGGTGCACGCCCCTACCAGTGTAAAGAATGTGGGAAGGCCTTTCGACAGCACTCGCAGCTCAGTGTACACCAGCGAATCCACACCGGGGAGAAGCCTTACAAATGTAAGGAGTGTGGGAAGAGCTTTTTTCACAGCTCCGAAGTCACTCGCCATCAGAGGATCCATTCTggggagaagccctatgagtgtcagGAGTGTGGGAAGGCTTTCCGACAGCTGGCCCAGCGCGCTCGACATCAGCGAGTTCACACCGGTGACCGGCCCTTCAAATGCAAGGACTGTGGGAAGGCCTTTAGTCGCAGCTCATACCTAATTCAGCATCAACGAATTCACACCGGTGACAAACCCTACAAATGTAAGGAATGTGGGAAAGCTTTTATTCGTGTTTCCCAACTGACTCACCATCAGCAAACGCATAACTGTGAGACACCCTATGAATGCCGGGAATGTGGCATGGCCTTTATTCGTAGTTCTCAACTTACTGAACATCAGAGAATTCACCCAGGTATCAAACCTTATGAATGTAGAGAGTGTGGGCAGGCCTTCATTCTGGGCTCCCAGCTCATTGACCACTATAAAATTCATACTGCTTAG
- the Znf565 gene encoding zinc finger protein 565 isoform X3, translated as MALPGLVTFRDVVIVFSEEEWQYLEPAQRSLYKHVTLETFSHLVSVGLSISKPDVISLLEQGKEPWMIADDTARLWCPALERRCETFPAKGLLEMGSLDWEAVGSLNYHVLRGCSSRGGWECKGPLEAQQAGEQCYSKQVEPMNGNVPAFRYPLAITLHQPSETGKKMIKCTECGKAFSRGSHLTQHQKTHTGVKPFECPQCGKTFSRTSHLVQHQRIHTGERPYGCTECGKAFSRSSELNLHRRLHTGVKPYGCKECGKNFRQHSQLVLHQRTHTGEKPYVCKDCGKAFIQGSQLTVHQRIHTGARPYQCKECGKAFRQHSQLSVHQRIHTGEKPYKCKECGKSFFHSSEVTRHQRIHSGEKPYECQECGKAFRQLAQRARHQRVHTGDRPFKCKDCGKAFSRSSYLIQHQRIHTGDKPYK; from the exons ATGGCCCTGCCG GGACTGGTGACCTTCAGGGATGTGGTCATAGTGTTCTCTGAGGAAGAATGGCAGTACCTGGAACCAGCCCAGAGGAGCCTGTACAAGCATGTGACTCTGGAGACCTTCAGTCACTTGGTCTCTGTAG GTCTTTCTATTTCCAAGCCTGATGTCATCTCCTTGTTGGAACAAGGGAAAGAGCCCTGGATGATTGCAGATGATACAGCAAGGCTGTGGTGCCCAG cCTTGGAGCGCAGGTGTGAGACATTTCCAGCCAAAGGTCTGTTGGAAATGGGGTCGCTGGATTGGGAAGCAGTGGGCAGCCTTAACTACCATGTTCTCCGAGGCTGCAGTTCCAGAGGAGGTTGGGAATGCAAAGGCCCATTGGAGGCGCAGCAAGCGGGCGAGCAGTGCTACTCCAAGCAAGTGGAACCCATGAATGGAAATGTGCCTGCTTTCAGGTATCCCCTTGCCATTACCCTACATCAGCCCAGTGAGACCGGCAAGAAAATGATCAAATGCACAGAATGTGGGAAAGCATTTAGCCGGGGCTCACACCTTACTCAGCACCAGAAAACTCACACTGGTGTAAAGCCCTTTGAGTGTCCACAGTGTGGGAAGACCTTCAGTCGGACCTCACACCTTGTTCAGCATCAGAGGATCCACACAGGCGAGAGGCCATATGGCTGTACAGAGTGTGGCAAGGCCTTCAGCCGGAGCTCAGAGCTTAATCTCCACCGGAGACTTCATACTGGTGTCAAACCCTATGGATGCAAAGAATGTGGGAAGAACTTTCGGCAGCACTCCCAACTGGTGctgcatcagagaacacacacaggggagAAGCCTTATGTGTGTAAAGACTGTGGGAAGGCTTTCATCCAGGGCTCCCAGCTGACTGTCCATCAGAGAATCCACACAGGTGCACGCCCCTACCAGTGTAAAGAATGTGGGAAGGCCTTTCGACAGCACTCGCAGCTCAGTGTACACCAGCGAATCCACACCGGGGAGAAGCCTTACAAATGTAAGGAGTGTGGGAAGAGCTTTTTTCACAGCTCCGAAGTCACTCGCCATCAGAGGATCCATTCTggggagaagccctatgagtgtcagGAGTGTGGGAAGGCTTTCCGACAGCTGGCCCAGCGCGCTCGACATCAGCGAGTTCACACCGGTGACCGGCCCTTCAAATGCAAGGACTGTGGGAAGGCCTTTAGTCGCAGCTCATACCTAATTCAGCATCAACGAATTCACACCGGTGACAAACCCTACAAAT GA
- the Znf565 gene encoding zinc finger protein 565 isoform X2 has product MIADDTARLWCPALERRCETFPAKGLLEMGSLDWEAVGSLNYHVLRGCSSRGGWECKGPLEAQQAGEQCYSKQVEPMNGNVPAFRYPLAITLHQPSETGKKMIKCTECGKAFSRGSHLTQHQKTHTGVKPFECPQCGKTFSRTSHLVQHQRIHTGERPYGCTECGKAFSRSSELNLHRRLHTGVKPYGCKECGKNFRQHSQLVLHQRTHTGEKPYVCKDCGKAFIQGSQLTVHQRIHTGARPYQCKECGKAFRQHSQLSVHQRIHTGEKPYKCKECGKSFFHSSEVTRHQRIHSGEKPYECQECGKAFRQLAQRARHQRVHTGDRPFKCKDCGKAFSRSSYLIQHQRIHTGDKPYKCKECGKAFIRVSQLTHHQQTHNCETPYECRECGMAFIRSSQLTEHQRIHPGIKPYECRECGQAFILGSQLIDHYKIHTA; this is encoded by the exons ATGATTGCAGATGATACAGCAAGGCTGTGGTGCCCAG cCTTGGAGCGCAGGTGTGAGACATTTCCAGCCAAAGGTCTGTTGGAAATGGGGTCGCTGGATTGGGAAGCAGTGGGCAGCCTTAACTACCATGTTCTCCGAGGCTGCAGTTCCAGAGGAGGTTGGGAATGCAAAGGCCCATTGGAGGCGCAGCAAGCGGGCGAGCAGTGCTACTCCAAGCAAGTGGAACCCATGAATGGAAATGTGCCTGCTTTCAGGTATCCCCTTGCCATTACCCTACATCAGCCCAGTGAGACCGGCAAGAAAATGATCAAATGCACAGAATGTGGGAAAGCATTTAGCCGGGGCTCACACCTTACTCAGCACCAGAAAACTCACACTGGTGTAAAGCCCTTTGAGTGTCCACAGTGTGGGAAGACCTTCAGTCGGACCTCACACCTTGTTCAGCATCAGAGGATCCACACAGGCGAGAGGCCATATGGCTGTACAGAGTGTGGCAAGGCCTTCAGCCGGAGCTCAGAGCTTAATCTCCACCGGAGACTTCATACTGGTGTCAAACCCTATGGATGCAAAGAATGTGGGAAGAACTTTCGGCAGCACTCCCAACTGGTGctgcatcagagaacacacacaggggagAAGCCTTATGTGTGTAAAGACTGTGGGAAGGCTTTCATCCAGGGCTCCCAGCTGACTGTCCATCAGAGAATCCACACAGGTGCACGCCCCTACCAGTGTAAAGAATGTGGGAAGGCCTTTCGACAGCACTCGCAGCTCAGTGTACACCAGCGAATCCACACCGGGGAGAAGCCTTACAAATGTAAGGAGTGTGGGAAGAGCTTTTTTCACAGCTCCGAAGTCACTCGCCATCAGAGGATCCATTCTggggagaagccctatgagtgtcagGAGTGTGGGAAGGCTTTCCGACAGCTGGCCCAGCGCGCTCGACATCAGCGAGTTCACACCGGTGACCGGCCCTTCAAATGCAAGGACTGTGGGAAGGCCTTTAGTCGCAGCTCATACCTAATTCAGCATCAACGAATTCACACCGGTGACAAACCCTACAAATGTAAGGAATGTGGGAAAGCTTTTATTCGTGTTTCCCAACTGACTCACCATCAGCAAACGCATAACTGTGAGACACCCTATGAATGCCGGGAATGTGGCATGGCCTTTATTCGTAGTTCTCAACTTACTGAACATCAGAGAATTCACCCAGGTATCAAACCTTATGAATGTAGAGAGTGTGGGCAGGCCTTCATTCTGGGCTCCCAGCTCATTGACCACTATAAAATTCATACTGCTTAG
- the Znf565 gene encoding zinc finger protein 565 isoform X1: MALPGLVTFRDVVIVFSEEEWQYLEPAQRSLYKHVTLETFSHLVSVGLSISKPDVISLLEQGKEPWMIADDTARLWCPALERRCETFPAKGLLEMGSLDWEAVGSLNYHVLRGCSSRGGWECKGPLEAQQAGEQCYSKQVEPMNGNVPAFRYPLAITLHQPSETGKKMIKCTECGKAFSRGSHLTQHQKTHTGVKPFECPQCGKTFSRTSHLVQHQRIHTGERPYGCTECGKAFSRSSELNLHRRLHTGVKPYGCKECGKNFRQHSQLVLHQRTHTGEKPYVCKDCGKAFIQGSQLTVHQRIHTGARPYQCKECGKAFRQHSQLSVHQRIHTGEKPYKCKECGKSFFHSSEVTRHQRIHSGEKPYECQECGKAFRQLAQRARHQRVHTGDRPFKCKDCGKAFSRSSYLIQHQRIHTGDKPYKCKECGKAFIRVSQLTHHQQTHNCETPYECRECGMAFIRSSQLTEHQRIHPGIKPYECRECGQAFILGSQLIDHYKIHTA, translated from the exons ATGGCCCTGCCG GGACTGGTGACCTTCAGGGATGTGGTCATAGTGTTCTCTGAGGAAGAATGGCAGTACCTGGAACCAGCCCAGAGGAGCCTGTACAAGCATGTGACTCTGGAGACCTTCAGTCACTTGGTCTCTGTAG GTCTTTCTATTTCCAAGCCTGATGTCATCTCCTTGTTGGAACAAGGGAAAGAGCCCTGGATGATTGCAGATGATACAGCAAGGCTGTGGTGCCCAG cCTTGGAGCGCAGGTGTGAGACATTTCCAGCCAAAGGTCTGTTGGAAATGGGGTCGCTGGATTGGGAAGCAGTGGGCAGCCTTAACTACCATGTTCTCCGAGGCTGCAGTTCCAGAGGAGGTTGGGAATGCAAAGGCCCATTGGAGGCGCAGCAAGCGGGCGAGCAGTGCTACTCCAAGCAAGTGGAACCCATGAATGGAAATGTGCCTGCTTTCAGGTATCCCCTTGCCATTACCCTACATCAGCCCAGTGAGACCGGCAAGAAAATGATCAAATGCACAGAATGTGGGAAAGCATTTAGCCGGGGCTCACACCTTACTCAGCACCAGAAAACTCACACTGGTGTAAAGCCCTTTGAGTGTCCACAGTGTGGGAAGACCTTCAGTCGGACCTCACACCTTGTTCAGCATCAGAGGATCCACACAGGCGAGAGGCCATATGGCTGTACAGAGTGTGGCAAGGCCTTCAGCCGGAGCTCAGAGCTTAATCTCCACCGGAGACTTCATACTGGTGTCAAACCCTATGGATGCAAAGAATGTGGGAAGAACTTTCGGCAGCACTCCCAACTGGTGctgcatcagagaacacacacaggggagAAGCCTTATGTGTGTAAAGACTGTGGGAAGGCTTTCATCCAGGGCTCCCAGCTGACTGTCCATCAGAGAATCCACACAGGTGCACGCCCCTACCAGTGTAAAGAATGTGGGAAGGCCTTTCGACAGCACTCGCAGCTCAGTGTACACCAGCGAATCCACACCGGGGAGAAGCCTTACAAATGTAAGGAGTGTGGGAAGAGCTTTTTTCACAGCTCCGAAGTCACTCGCCATCAGAGGATCCATTCTggggagaagccctatgagtgtcagGAGTGTGGGAAGGCTTTCCGACAGCTGGCCCAGCGCGCTCGACATCAGCGAGTTCACACCGGTGACCGGCCCTTCAAATGCAAGGACTGTGGGAAGGCCTTTAGTCGCAGCTCATACCTAATTCAGCATCAACGAATTCACACCGGTGACAAACCCTACAAATGTAAGGAATGTGGGAAAGCTTTTATTCGTGTTTCCCAACTGACTCACCATCAGCAAACGCATAACTGTGAGACACCCTATGAATGCCGGGAATGTGGCATGGCCTTTATTCGTAGTTCTCAACTTACTGAACATCAGAGAATTCACCCAGGTATCAAACCTTATGAATGTAGAGAGTGTGGGCAGGCCTTCATTCTGGGCTCCCAGCTCATTGACCACTATAAAATTCATACTGCTTAG